The region ttgtatccttgtgtttttatcaacattcgctgaagccgtggcggggcggcatgcagtggctttgtgcatatggcaacgaggggtttgtggtctgtaactacaatgaatgacttcccatacaggtaggtatggtatcgccgCATTccatagaccagtgtttctcaaccgggggtccgcggacccctagtggtccgtggtgtaattgcaaggggtccgtgaaaataaaatatctttaaaaaaaaaaagatcctatgacatttatagaaataggattattttactcaaatgtgactgagacctttatctacctaaactataaagggtaacaggacttttttctctaattacatctgtttcacaagtgtaatttattgtattttaataagagatctcgctcccgtttgcatttttAAAagctactgcataaaaattctgttttgttacatatatctgaaagttactgcataagaattctgttttgttacatatatctgaaagttactgcataagaattctgttttgttacatatatctgaaagttactgcataagaattctgttttgttaactatatctaagttacaactgaaagctcttatttttgccccaaagagtgaataaatgctataatgcaatttaaaatgcagtttctactgtttctatcaaattgcaacccccctcccccaagatcaggtggaggggtcctcagggtagatcaaaaatacgcagggggtcaaggatcccaaaaaggttgagaaccactgccatagactatggccagcatttctcgctctatgttgctgtacctggattggcagtcgtccagtgtctttgagccaaaagctatgggtcttttgttctgcactaatgccacgctcagtcctttctgtgatgcatcgacctcaagtgtcagagatgtgcttggatcatagtacttcaggcagtcatgttcgttgataactgatttcaggtcctcaaagctcttttggtggtcagtgtcccatgtccaaggcacgtcacttttcagcagcaccctcagtgtgtgtgctttgtctgcgaactttgggatgtagggtgacaggtaggtcagcatccccaagaatctgctcagttcatctttgttctggggtgtcggcattttctggatgtccccgattttggctgggtcaggtttgatacctttgtctgtgtacaggttgccaaagaatgagatgcttgtctgtttgattgtgcacttgtcactgttgaacacaatacctgtcttggctgctctctccatcaggttggtcaggttcctgtcatgctcctcttcgcttgctccgtagactgcgatatcatcggctatgctgacgacaccgtcgagcccctccaggatttggtccatctttgcctggaagagatcttgagagacactgagaccaaatggcaaacgtttccagcagtatctaccaaatggagttcggaatgtggttagcagttgtgactcttcctccaggtgtattgaccaatatccagcttttgcatcaagtttgctaaatatttttgcatttgcaaacttcgggttcagttcctccacagtaggaatcttgtgtgggcatctcctaaggctggcattaagcttttgggggtctaagcatatacgaagggaaccgtctttctttgtgctgtatgccagacttgaGCACaaatctgtgtgctgttctacttttcttaacacatcttgttcgactaggttattcagttcatctttcagtttgtctttgatgtgaatgctgcacttatgtggtgggtctatgaatggttcagcatcctttttcaggaagagcttggcctttccactgaagttgccaattttgtcaaaccggtctgggtatgctctctttaggtctgcactgttagatatggtcattttgggttttgtctgtcttgtgttgacttttttctggtttgcatttcctttctcggtcactgcatctacattgacagtcactaggtttaacagttcacatgttggcagcccaactatggctggccctggtacgtctacaacgtagaactttgcattgatccatttggattctttgtactggcatggaatgtcaatggtgcctaggcaggggatggcatgaccactgtatgcagatagcctcctgttggtttttttcagtcgtttctgggtgcatgcattttcaccgtacatctgcttgaaggtacgtaatgggagtgtgttgcctaacgcacctgtgtctatcttcagacgtagtgtgtatccacgaccaggtaggtcaggtggtgtcaccttcaggactgtgtacgcctcctctctggccggcttgctgtctatgctatgcatgcacttttcactgatagttatggagtggaactgtttctggtaagtactttcgttctcactgtctgtttcactgctactctctacagcatgtatgcgagtcctgctctgttgctttttgtctttataggttttgcgcttgtgctgtttgtcttgtggtgtgtgggacttacttcccccgctcgtgctctggctggagtgttcctggcactctcgtttggccttcctgcagcactgctcccagtgaccttttgcaccacacgcattgcattcatcatcatatgcaggacatcgacgtggtttgtggcttctcccacagttacgacatatgcggtccctgtccacagcgtggattctctcattgtgtgacaggctaagtttgtctaactgttcattgcctgctgtcagggcttcatattttcgtccctcggccagaacatctgctaaggaatatccttttggtttgctgtatagatcattcctcagggcatcatggggagtgctcgcaataataagctcaatcatacgctcgttaagctcttcgtctgaaaactgacatttctgtgctagtgttctggctctggtcacaaaatcatcaatattctcatctggtttctgtctgtgttgcatcagttgcagtctatggattctgaaatttacgttcaactttagctgtttttcaaagaagtcccatagtttggcaggctttttcttttcatcatcggtgagaccactggtgttcagtctttttaatccttcatctccgattccacgacatattttcctagcttgtttagctgcaccatttatttcttcatcttctaaatacagagtcattttctgtttatacagtgaaattgcctcacccagatccgggtctgaccaattcatcgtcggtagatgcgatgccatgacgtctcctgttgctagctagctagttagctttgcggctagctcagctcctgcgcactcttgcttgaatgatgacagaaattatccacgaacaattttatcagtctatcttcattcttcatagagagtatcccaccgctgccaccatgaagtaatacttggggtagtattggtcgaggatcaatgaccacaccgggttataggtctcaggtttaatcgtggctcagtaggcagccgtaataaccatacatggtagtggtgtaaccataataacagtccgggtagtacataacacctagtgtagttccagtggatatacatggcattatatcactacaatcATGTTTGCACAGGTGTATATTAATTATATCGTGTATATAAACCTATTATAAGGTTAAAAAAAACtcagttttcttttctttgtcacgTTCTCTCAAATTGAACTGgatttctttgtgtttttttttttttttggggggggggcattttctccccaattgtatcctgctaattaccccactcttctgagctgtcccggtcgctgctccaccccctctgctgatccagggagggctgcagactaccacatgcctcctcccatacatgtggagtcgccagccgcttcttttcccctgacagtgaagagtttcaccagggggacatgccgcgtgggaggatcacactattccccccagtcccccccccaaaaaaaaacatgcgccccgaccgaccagaggaggcgctagagcagcgaccaggacacataccgacatccggcttcccacccgcagacacggccaattgtgtctgtagggacgcccgaccaagccagaagtaacacggggattcgaaccggggattcgaaccggcgatcctcgtgttggtcggcaatggaacagactgccacaccacccggacgccccaaaatgTTTTCTTAatgtcgatagatagatagatagatagatagatagatagatagatagatagatagatagatagatagatagatagatagatttacaTGACCCTGTATTCATAAAAATTGATTCGCAGTGCCGTCTCACATCACTTCTGTAGTCTTCTTCTAGACTGTGCAGTCCTTCAGCAGTAAGCGATCTGAGGTCTTGGTCGTCTGAAACAGAGGTTTAAGATTACTGTACATGCATTGGTAAAGCTGGGTGATAGTGTATTGCTCAACACAGATTCGGGACTTTAGGCATCCAGAATAAATTGACCCACCACGTCACATCTACCTAAATTTTGTAATTTCAAACTAAGGGAGCAGCGAAATGAAATATTTCATTATttcaggatccccattagctcATGTCAGAGGTGATTTCTGCTCTGCCAAAGAATGAGACAGTGACCCGACTCTTTTTGTGATGGTTATAGATTTAGCAGTGGTAACCAAATCATTATCAAAGTTATATTCATTCAAGGTTTGTTTAAGGCCTCCTCCAGGGACATCATCACCCCAATCAAATTTGGTCATATTTTCTATTATGTGTTAAGATGCCTATGTAATTAATATTGGAATTTGAATGTGGTGACCCTCGAATAGGCTTTGAAAAAAACCAAGGAGCTAAGAGACTAGTTGAACTTGACTACTTCATGTCCTACCTCCATGTTCTCTTTCTGGTTCCTCCTCAAGGCCTTGATGCCCAAAGCAGAGGCAGTAAAACTGAGACAAACCTGGAGAACTGCCAGGATGATCAATAAAACGTCTAGCCCACTAAACAGCATCTGGACAGAAAAGAACACCGTTTCGATGATTTCAGTAAAAGAGCAGAGAAGATTTTGTGCTCTTTCTAAACCCGTTTTAGTAACTAGCAACTAAGTGGAAGTTCTAGTGGTACCAGGAAACTGTGCAAAGGTCTCATATTGCTTAACATTAGTTGGACATGAGCTAGCTTACAATATTGAAAGGCTTCTATATTGTATAAATGAGGCCAATGTCTCATCACATGTCTGAGGACCAATAAATGAGTCGGAAAGGTTACACAACATTCAACATTTTGAGATGATGTTAAGTCACAAGGTAAAAATCAATGTTTTGGTCACTGGGCTCTTCTGTCTGAAAAAGGTTTGAGAGAATTACACATTGCTCTTCTACTCTATCTGAGATGCTTCTGTGCTGAGAGGCGTGTGGCTCCTAATCATCAATGAATTTCGAAACGTaagctgctatgaggagttttGGACTGAATATCAGTCTCCATTCAATTTTGTCACCTCTAGATGGCCCACAAAGTCAAACGACACCATTCCTGAGAAGATTAGATGTATAGCGATTTCTTGTCTCTTTGTTGGATTCCTGGCAAAATCTGATGAAAGTTATTTACGCTACACAGTCGGGATACACAGCTACAATTACAGATACATTACGTCTTACAGACAGctgttttccaaaacaccactaaATCGCACTCTTCTCTCCAAAACACATGGACAAGCTACCAGAGGTTGAACGGAGATCTTCGTAACGACAGGAAATGCTTATGTGAAatgaagtgggggggggtttctgcAAAACACAACCATTTGTTCTCCACAGGGGGGCATAACATCAACAAAAATCTAAAATTATTCATAGCAGCTTTAACATAGCTACTCTTAAATCCACTCAGTTGCTTGGCGTGGACCTTCTGCCATGGTCATGTAAATGGAGAAATGGTCAGGACAAATGGCTCATAGCTGGTGGGCAGGTGAGCAATGCTTGCTCATGTCATATTGTTGCCCTTCTATTAAAACTTTATTGCCAATGACTTTTCACACTCACTATGAAAAGCTCTTTGCCCTCCCTGCATTTCTCCAAGTACGTCTCCTGTATGGCCTTCTCCTCGACAGCCCTTGGGGATAAAGTTCCTTCGTAGTGGGTCCGGTTGTAACACATCCACCGAAGTATTCTTCTCAAATTTGCCAAGTTGATGGAGCAGAGCACAATGGCTGTAATTGCCAAAGCAACTCCCACAAGGTTCATTAATACACTGACAGCCACCTAAAGTGAGCAAAGATCCCCAGATCATGGTCAAGATAAATCCATACTCAGAATCACCGATCGCTGTATGAATGTCACACGATGAAATGGCAATTCAGTGATATAATTCAAATAAAGATGCCAAAACTGTTGTAACATTTGTTTTCCTGAAAGCATTGATCAATTCCCCCAATGGCAGGATTTATTTATGATCAAGATAGAACTGAATGACTAACCAACTCACCACACAGGGACTGGGAAACTTCTCACTCAGAATGCACATGACACCGAACACCATGAACTAAAGAAATAAAGAGCAAATCAAATT is a window of Lampris incognitus isolate fLamInc1 chromosome 9, fLamInc1.hap2, whole genome shotgun sequence DNA encoding:
- the tmem176l.1 gene encoding uncharacterized protein tmem176l.1 isoform X2, with product MQIMVGLFYVGFGVIRESRETVQVRNYWPGICFMVFGVMCILSEKFPSPCVVAVSVLMNLVGVALAITAIVLCSINLANLRRILRWMCYNRTHYEGTLSPRAVEEKAIQETYLEKCREGKELFIMLFSGLDVLLIILAVLQVCLSFTASALGIKALRRNQKENMETTKTSDRLLLKDCTV
- the tmem176l.1 gene encoding uncharacterized protein tmem176l.1 isoform X1 yields the protein MSVTMTNSEGETVFTVKSDSKKACPPICQIIGALCYSPVCCAMSKAIRRQQGSTFTVVGTMQIMVGLFYVGFGVIRESRETVQVRNYWPGICFMVFGVMCILSEKFPSPCVVAVSVLMNLVGVALAITAIVLCSINLANLRRILRWMCYNRTHYEGTLSPRAVEEKAIQETYLEKCREGKELFIMLFSGLDVLLIILAVLQVCLSFTASALGIKALRRNQKENMETTKTSDRLLLKDCTV